A DNA window from Undibacterium sp. YM2 contains the following coding sequences:
- a CDS encoding L-2-amino-thiazoline-4-carboxylic acid hydrolase, which produces MTPAFDMKKVTTPILLHMLKSEIRFPRLFLLNCKLTLAQFKKTIGRQFPAELVELAALPVWVYINLKNKIGQPRAFEILRVALLTGGTAAQNLQFDTVHQKRNFQNFSELEIENNRTGLVRWNKMEVIERSARRFEIKITRCMFHEFVVSIGIPEMTPIVCQIDNAMFNSYLPDEMTFDRGGVGRRIADGKRECNFVWELRQ; this is translated from the coding sequence ATGACTCCGGCATTCGATATGAAGAAAGTTACTACGCCGATCCTGCTTCACATGCTGAAGAGTGAGATACGATTTCCGCGATTGTTTCTTCTCAACTGTAAGCTTACGCTCGCTCAATTCAAAAAAACGATAGGCAGACAATTTCCTGCCGAGTTAGTCGAACTCGCTGCATTACCTGTTTGGGTCTATATCAACCTGAAGAATAAAATTGGCCAACCCAGAGCGTTCGAAATCCTGCGTGTAGCCTTGCTAACCGGTGGAACTGCAGCACAGAATTTGCAGTTTGACACCGTCCACCAGAAGCGTAATTTTCAGAACTTCTCAGAATTGGAGATCGAGAACAATCGCACCGGCCTGGTACGCTGGAACAAGATGGAAGTCATTGAACGCTCGGCGCGGCGCTTCGAAATCAAGATAACGCGATGCATGTTTCATGAATTTGTCGTCTCTATAGGGATTCCAGAGATGACGCCAATTGTGTGCCAGATCGATAATGCGATGTTCAATTCTTATCTTCCAGATGAGATGACATTTGATCGAGGTGGCGTCGGGCGACGGATTGCCGATGGCAAACGTGAATGCAATTTCGTCTGGGAATTGCGTCAATAG